GCAAAAATGGgatgtggcttacaaaggggcatgtcataattatcgttaccgcagctacatgtgcgataaaccgcaatATTGATTTTGGCCAATATTGCCCCGCCCTGGTATATAGCCAGAATATTCTACAACTTATTCATCCATGGGTAATTGCTGGGTGCGTGACTACGCCAGCTTCAGGCCTCTCCTTCACAACGGAGGTCTTAGCCCAAGAGACACTAGAAGACCAGCAGCGCCGATGCAAGGCGTGAAGACGGGACTCCCTTGAAAGTGTCCACACTCGGGGTGGTGTGAGTTTATGTACACTGAATaagttttgttatattttttgttGGAATTTTAAATCGTGAAGGAAAagtaaaatgtaaaagaaaacgaATGAACAGTCCTTTACCGTGTCTGATTTATACATTTAATTGCTGGGTCCCTACTGGACAAACAGCTCTTTATTGAAGAGAGTTGCTGTACTTTCATAATGTCCaccttatttctttttctttagaTAACTGTAGAAGATATAAAAGCATATGAAGAGAAGTATAAAGGATCAGAGGAGGAAAGAGCAGATATAATACAAGCCTATATGGACTTTGAAGGAGACATGGATGATATCATGGATTCTGTTATACTAGCTGTAATTGATGATGAACCAAGGTTCAGGGATGTTCTTGAGAAAGCTATTAAAAAGAAAGAGGTTCCGGCTTATGATGCCTTTGTGAAAGAATCCAAGAAGAAACGTGAGCAGCGCAAGAAAAGGGTGAGGACCAAATGACACGTGGTTACGTTATTCATCATGCATCTTTAGGCTTTCAGATGTGTTGTACTGGACTTACCGCAGAAGTAACTTTCTGTCACCCTCTTGTCCACAGATATCTATTGGATGGCCAAATATGGGTTAGCAAGTGTATTCAAATCCAACTTTTATCAGTGATGTATCCTCGTGATGAGTGGAGACCTCACTGCACATGTTCGGCTGCCTCGGCCTGGGTTCCATTCATCTGTGGGGCTGCTGACTGTTTCTAACGTTAAGCAGCCCCATAAACTGTGAATGAATGAAGTGTTGGCCGTGCAATGCAAGGTGAACGCTCCATTTATTGTGGGGACAATTGTGTCCCTATCTCCGGTGGGGGTCCTGGCAGTCTgaccccagcgatcagcttgttattcatTGTCCTCTATCCTGGATAACAAGATGAGctaggaatacctctttaacaccAGTCAATAAGTACCGCTGTATTCTTGTCAGGTTATGCTGTATGATGGGCTTCTAGCATCACAGTTGTTTCACATTCATTATTTATGAGATTATTATTGTGAGATGTCACCAACACtctccataaaataaaaaaaaaatctgttcagcTTTTGCCCAAGATGGATTAAAATGTCACATGGAAATAAACCCTGTTTATCTTTATTTTAGGCTCATGCAGAAGCCGCAGAAGCTGAGGCAATGAAGAAGGAAATTGGACTTGGTGATGGGGAGGATGACTTAAAAGCTTTGATTCAAGTAAGAAAATACTTATCCACAGGTTACTCACATACATGTTTtactgttaactttttttttttttttttaactgattacATTTCACCTTTCAGAAAAGACAGAAGGATAGAGAGAAGGAAGTTGATAGCTTCATGGCACAACTGGAGGCAAAGTACTGCAACAATACCAAAAAGGGAGGAAAAAAGTCAGCCACgtcaaaaagaggaaaaaagtgaACGGGTGATTGAAAGCATCAAGACAAACCATTCCCAATGTTCCAAT
The nucleotide sequence above comes from Dendropsophus ebraccatus isolate aDenEbr1 chromosome 8, aDenEbr1.pat, whole genome shotgun sequence. Encoded proteins:
- the DNAJC9 gene encoding dnaJ homolog subfamily C member 9 — encoded protein: MPGLLESCEQHFNTSDLYTVLGVRRTAGEAEIRRGYHKTSLKVHPDRVTEQEKEEATVKFQVLGKVYSVLSDKEQKALYDEQGIVDEESDTISQDRNWEEYWRLLFKKITVEDIKAYEEKYKGSEEERADIIQAYMDFEGDMDDIMDSVILAVIDDEPRFRDVLEKAIKKKEVPAYDAFVKESKKKREQRKKRAHAEAAEAEAMKKEIGLGDGEDDLKALIQKRQKDREKEVDSFMAQLEAKYCNNTKKGGKKSATSKRGKK